A region from the Corylus avellana chromosome ca7, CavTom2PMs-1.0 genome encodes:
- the LOC132186723 gene encoding pumilio homolog 5, which yields MATESPMRMVESSRKWPSSKDPSAFGFPLRNMAAEQSRLLSKEQRFLGDQAEIVPNRSGSAPPSMEGSLASIKNLLMQHNSSLNSSLANYVPEEQLCFDPAFGNNWSLTSVDDCGNGSFHLSRGSLSTHREESEDDASPRPASNNLTESSNAHIPGQNTASLASRHKSLVDLIQEDFPRTPSPVYSHSRSSGPAAMDGPFDSDVHAISLNVSSIDASKLPEPNSGCTDVSSEACAPDAHAFGLVPDNNPLVTSFTSSRCPDNRGSSPTLENSESNDKDAGLKDDASISGALGPDGSRTDSKTRASDAASDRNKQEEPLSYKRNMVQHYPAGHWRTQYQVQGFQAQVSSQGTNHSRGVMEKVHHSHPNFSSVEVQPSLHSPGFTPPVYQTAATYMTSANPYYPNYYPSGLFAPQYSVGGYALSSAHHPPYMAAYSSHGAIPLPFDATSGPSFSGGTAGPSTGEGIPLVGDLQYLRKIYGQHGLVLQPSFVDPHHMLCYPHPIDNAYNTAFHSRLAPAGVIGSQIDPFALQKESTAASYMSHQKLYPPTNGSMSILSPEKVGTTSSSYFPNPPNLDVMTQLPPSPLPSPLPPSSPVGGMNHVGWQNEMRFPQGLIRNAGLYSGWQGRRGLNNFDDSKRHSLLEELRSSNARKFELSDIAGRIVEFSVDQHGSRFIQQKLEHCSIEDKASVFKEVLPHASKLMIDVFGNYVIQKFFEHGSLEQRKELADQLAGRMLSLSLQMYGCRVIQKALDVIELDQKIQLVHELDGHVMRCVRDQNGNHVIQKCIECIPAEKIGFIISAFRGQVAMLSTHPYGCRVIQRVLEHCSDELQVQCVMDEILESAYGLAQDQYGNYVTQHILEMGKPHARSQIIRNLTGNVVTMSQHKYASNVVEKCLEHGDTPERELLIEEIIGQSEDNDNLLTMMKDQFANYVVQKILEISNDKQREILLNRIRVHLHALKKYTYGKHIVARFEQLVGEESQGLES from the exons ATGGCAACTGAAAGCCCTATGAGAATGGTGGAAAGCAGCAGAAAGTGGCCCTCTTCTAAGGATCCTTCTGCTTTTGGGTTTCCATTGAGAAATATGGCAGCAGAGCAGTCGAGATTACTCTCGAAGGAGCAAAGATTTCTTGGAGATCAAGCTGAAATAGTTCCTAATAGAAGTGGAAGCGCTCCGCCAAGTATGGAAGGTTCACTAGCATCTATTAAGAATCTTCTAATGCAACACAACTCTAGTCTGAATTCGAGCTTGGCTAATTACGTGCCTGAGGAACAACTGTGCTTTGATCCGGCTTTTGGCAATAATTGGAGTTTGACTTCTGTAGATGACTGTGGTAATGGATCCTTCCATTTGTCTCGAGGCTCCCTTTCTACTCATAGGGAGGAGTCTGAGGATGATGCTTCACCCAGGCCAGCTTCCAACAATTTGACTGAAAGTAGTAATGCACATATTCCTGGACAGAACACAGCTTCTTTGGCTAGTCGCCATAAAAGTTTGGTTGATCTGATACAG GAAGACTTTCCCCGTACCCCTTCTCCAGTTTATAGTCACTCTCGTTCATCAGGCCCTGCAGCAATGGATGGGCCTTTTGATTCTGATGTCCATGCAATTTCGTTGAATGTTTCTTCTATTGATGCTTCTAAGCTACCGGAACCAAATTCAGGCTGTACTGATGTTTCTTCAGAGGCTTGTGCTCCGGATGCACATGCTTTTGGACTGGTGCCCGATAATAATCCTTTAGTGACCTCTTTTACGAGCTCAAGGTGTCCTGACAATAGAGGGAGCTCACCAACGCTAGAAAACAGTGAATCAAATGATAAGGATGCTGGTTTAAAGGATGATGCATCAATTAGTGGTGCCCTTGGGCCAGATGGCTCCAGAACGGACTCTAAAACTAGAGCATCTGATGCAGCGAGTGACAGGAACAAACAAGAAGAGCCACTGTCTTATAAGAGGAATATGGTGCAACACTATCCAGCAGGACATTGGCGTACTCAATATCAAGTTCAGGGGTTCCAGGCCCAAGTAAGTTCTCAAGGAACAAATCATTCTCGTGGTGTTATGGAAAAAGTTCACCATAGTCATCCCAATTTCTCCTCTGTTGAGGTACAGCCTTCATTGCATTCTCCTGGATTCACACCTCCCGTATATCAAACAGCAGCCACTTATATGACATCAGCAAATCCATATTACCCAAATTATTATCCATCAGGGTTGTTTGCTCCTCAATATAGTGTGGGTGGATATGCTTTGAGTTCAGCACATCATCCCCCATATATGGCTGCATACTCTTCTCATGGTGCGATTCCACTACCATTTGATGCAACTTCTGGTCCAAGCTTTAGTGGTGGAACTGCTGGTCCTTCAACAGGGGAAGGCATCCCGCTTGTTGGTGATCTGCAATACCTAAGGAAAATTTATGGGCAGCATGGATTAGTGCTTCAACCTTCTTTTGTGGATCCTCATCATATGCTGTGCTATCCACATCCTATTGATAATGCATATAACACTGCATTCCATTCTCGGTTGGCACCTGCAGGTGTTATTGGGAGCCAGATTGATCCTTTTGCTTTACAGAAAGAGTCAACTGCTGCCTCTTATATGAGTCATCAGAAACTCTACCCTCCAACAAATGGGAGTATGAGCATTCTAAGTCCAGAAAAAGTTGGAACTACTAGTAGTAGTTATTTTCCAAATCCTCCTAACTTGGATGTCATGACACAACTTCCACCATCACCTCTTCCTAGTCCATTACCGCCATCATCTCCGGTTGGTGGAATGAATCATGTAGGTTGGCAAAATGAAATGAGGTTTCCTCAAGGTTTAATTAGAAATGCAGGACTATATTCTGGATGGCAAGGAAGGAGAGGACTCAACAACTTTGATGACTCCAAAAGACACTCTCTTCTTGAAGAACTGAGATCCAGCAATGCCCGAAAGTTTGAACTCTCAGATATTGCAGGGCGTATTGTTGAATTCAG TGTTGATCAACATGGGAGCCGATTTATTCAGCAAAAGCTGGAACATTGCAGTATTGAAGACAAGGCATCTGTTTTCAAAGAAGTTCTTCCACATGCTTCGAAATTAATGATAGATGTTTTTGGTAATTATGTTATTCAAAAG TTTTTTGAACACGGAAGTCTTGAGCAGCGAAAGGAACTTGCTGATCAACTTGCTGGACGGATGTTGTCTTTAAGTTTGCAGATGTATGGCTGTCGTGTAATCCAGAAG gcACTTGATGTTATAGAGCTTGATCAGAAAATACAACTCGTGCACGAGCTTGATGGACATGTCATGAGATGTGTACGTGATCAAAATGGAAATCATGTTATACAGAAATGTATAGAATGTATCCCTGCAGAGAAAATTGGATTTATTATTTCTGCTTTCCGTGGTCAAGTTGCAATGCTTTCTACTCATCCTTATGGTTGCCGTGTCATACAG AGAGTTTTGGAGCATTGCTCAGATGAGCTGCAAGTTCAATGTGTGATGGACGAAATTTTGGAGTCTGCTTATGGTCTTGCTCAAGATCAGTATGGCAATTATGTCACGCAG CATATTTTGGAGATGGGAAAGCCCCATGCAAGAAGTCAAATTATCAGAAACTTGACTGGGAATGTTGTCACAATGAGTCAGCATAAATACGCTTCAAATGTTGTTGAGAAATGTTTGGAGCATGGAGATACTCCCGAGCGGGAGCTCTTGATTGAAGAGATTATTGGGCAATCTGAGGATAATGATAATTTACTG ACAATGATGAAGGACCAATTTGCGAATTACGTTGTTCAGAAGATTCTTGAAATAAGCAATGATAAACAGCGGGAAATATTGCTAAATCGTATAAGAGTCCATCTTCATGCTTTGAAGAAATACACTTATGGGAAACACATAGTTGCTCGATTTGAACAACTAGTTGGCGAAG AAAGCCAAGGCTTGGAATCTTAA
- the LOC132188468 gene encoding protein PELPK1-like, translated as MAFSKYCFPLSMFIALLFSSTDTSLAARRLLDTPAAPPPVVTLPTIPSLPKPTLPPLPSVATLPKGTLPPLPSTPLPTLPTLPKATLPPLPSTPLPTLPTQPTLPKATLPPLPSTPLPTLPTQPTLPKATLPPLPSMPLPTLPTQPTLPKATLPPLPSSQLPPQPTLPATPLPTIPTTIPSIPTIPTAIPTIPFLSPPPSN; from the coding sequence ATGGCCTTTTCCAAGTATTGTTTCCCTCTGTCTATGTTCATAGCATTGTTATTCTCAAGCACAGACACAAGTCTAGCAGCTCGTCGGCTCTTGGACACACCGGCGGCTCCACCTCCGGTTGTGACGCTGCCTACAATCCCATCTCTCCCCAAGCCAACGTTGCCTCCTCTGCCATCAGTGGCAACACTCCCTAAAGGCACATTGCCACCATTACCAAGTACGCCTTTGCCAACATTGCCGACTCTGCCAAAGGCCACATTGCCACCACTTCCAAGCACGCCTTTGCCAACGTTGCCGACACAACCAACTCTGCCAAAGGCCACATTGCCGCCACTACCAAGCACGCCTTTGCCAACGTTGCCCACGCAACCAACTCTACCAAAGGCCACTTTGCCACCACTACCTAGCATGCCTTTGCCGACGTTGCCGACGCAACCAACTCTGCCAAAGGCTACATTGCCACCACTACCAAGCAGCCAACTCCCACCTCAGCCAACACTGCCAGCAACTCCATTGCCCACCATCCCAACCACAATCCCGTCAATCCCCACCATTCCAACGGCAATCCCAACAATTCCTTTTCTCTCCCCACCCCCATCAAATTGA